The Helianthus annuus cultivar XRQ/B chromosome 11, HanXRQr2.0-SUNRISE, whole genome shotgun sequence region AGAAACGCCCTGTACGGAGGAAAAACGATCAAATTTCCACTGCGTAGCGCGGAGAAAAAAAAACCTAGATGTTCCTAAAGTATGTAAGCTTTGACGCTTTGTAACATGTTCTCACCAGTAAGAGAAGTGTTATTTCCTTACAAAAAATGCAGCCATTTTTGTAACATGTTCTCACCAGGAAGAAAAGTGTTATTTGCTTAAAAATGCACAGCCATTTTAAGTAATACAAGTGAAGATTGTGACCATAACGATGTCTTTGATCGATCTGTATACATAATATATAAACAATGTTAGAAAAATCATGTAAGACCACGGCTTCCACTACCGCCTCAAGCCAATGCTGCAAAGCAAGCTTCTGGGCCTAACCATTCTTTAATAACCCTTTCCCAACCTGCAAAAATCAATAACGATGTCTTAGATCGATCTTTAATAACCCTTTGTTTGTATAATTGTATTCAATCGTATACTTTTGGTTTTGAATATACCTTGGCAGCACTTGTTTTTGCTCTGTCCGAACGCGATATAGCGGATTCATGTTTATGAATATGGAAAAATGATATAGAACTTCTATTGAGTTCTGCAGAATCCAACAATCACGAAAACACTGCATTAGCAAAATAAGAGATCCCCGGACAAGTGTTACTAACCAGCTTTCTTCGCGTCCGAAAGCTTTTATAAACTTTTTGGTTTTGCAACTTTGCGGCAGCCTCATGTTTCGGGTCCAACCAGCCCAACCCATCTACTTTACAACCTCTAGGAAAGATAACGCTAGTAAGGTGCTTGAATGTCGTAAATCTCGATATTTCTTGCTGATTTACTAAGCACTTGACAGTAGAACGAAGTGACGATCTAAATCTTCAAAACCGACAAGTTGTTTCGTCAAATGAACCAAGACTTCACTAATTTCTCGATTTTGAGGGTGCGATTTGTCTCTAATTAGAAACTCATAAACGCGTCCATTAATCTCAACCGAACTGCAACCAGGCGTCTTATCTACCCCTCGTATCCTCATCAACTTCCTCACTTCCATCGACTTCTCGAACATCTTCGCTTCCCAATACATACTCGCTAACAACACATAAATCCCACCGTCACTCGGGTCCAGTTCAAGAAGCTTAAACCCCGCCCGTTCACCCATCTCAATGTTCTTATGAATCCTGCACGCAAAAAACAACGCTCCCCACACACCGTCATCCGGTTTAATCGGCATGTTGTTTATAACCTCTTCGGCTTCGTTCAGCAACCCGGCCCGACCAAGAAGGTCTACCATACACGAGTAGTGTTTACATTTCGGCGAAACGTTGAACTTCGATGTCATTTGGGTGAAAATTTCACGACCCTCGTGTACCAAACCGCCATGGCAACAAGCTGACAAAACGCCGAGAAACGTCACCTCGTCTGGCGTCAGACCGACACGAATCATCTCGTTGAAACGTGATATTGCGTCGTGAGCGTTTCCGTTGTTGGCTAGACCGACGATTATCGTGGTCCATGTTAACGAATTTCGGCTGGGAAGTTCGTCGAACAGTTGGAGTGCGGTTTCTATGTTACCGCATTTGGCGTACATGTCGACTAACGCGGTGCCTACACCAACGGTTATAGAAAGATTCTGTTTTTTGATGTAACGATGCATCCATGTTCCGAGATCGAGTGCTCCGACTTGTGAACATGCGGACAAGCAATAAACCATGGTGACTTCATCGGGATAAACGTTCGTAGATTGCATTTCGTGGAACACTGATAACGCTTCTTTGAACCGTTTAGTTTGTACGTAACCACCGATCAAGGCATTCCAAGGAACTACGTCTTTGtcaggcatttcatcgaacagttTCTTGGCGGCATCCATACGACCGTGTTTACCGTAACCGGCTATCATGGTGGTCCACGACACGATTGTTTTCACCGTCATCTTGTTGAACAAACGCTCCGCAGTCTCCATGTCCCCGCACTTTATGTACATGTCCATTAAGGCGTTAACAAGTGGAACCGTCATCTTTATTTGATTGTTTTCAACGTATCGATGAAATTCCATCCCGAGATTCAAGTTTTCCGATTGAGCGCAACAAGATATCATTCCAATCATCGTAACCTCATCCGGCAAAATCCCGTCTTCGTACATCTGTCGGTACAATCTCAACGCCTCCCACGGCTTCCCGCTCTTTACATACCCGTTAATAATCGAATTCCAAGATACCAAGTCTCTCATACAACTTTCATCGAACACCTTGTGTGCATCGTCTAGCTCCCCACAAGACACCAACATATGAATAACGGCATTATGTACGTACACATCGGTATCAAAACCCGAACGAATAACATGCCCGATAAGCCCAACACCCATCCGAATCAACAACAACTTCGCACAACATTTAAGCAAAAACGGATACGTGTAATTATCCGGTCGCACTGGTTTACTCCTCCTTAACATCTCGATATACAACAAAAGACTTTCTTCCGGTTTTTGACTCTCGGAACAACCCCTAATTGATACATTCCATGAAAACACATTTGGGTAACGTAAACTGTTCAATATTCTTTTACAGTAATCAAGATTTCTTGATTCTGAGAGTGCGGAAAAGGCAAGTAACCGACTTGCGGCAAACCCGTCATGGATTAATCCCGTGATGATCATTTGTGTCTGGATTTGTTTCATCTGGTCCATGGATTTGCATTTTTCCAATGTAGATAAAAGTGGGTTTGAAAGGATGGAAGAATGAGTCGTGTTCCAATTAGCGGGATCTTCTTTGGGACGTAGAAGCGATCGCGTATGGTATGATAAGGTTAATATATGATCTGGGTGCGGTTTATGAGTACAATGGCGAATCCTGAAGTTGGAAATGATCATCGCAAAATCACAAAAAATGTggtttttgaattttaaaagttAGCGGTTTGAGTCAACTGCAAGACATAATTATTGATCTTCATTAGAGAGATCAGACATCTGCAATATTAAATAACATAATTATAAAACAATgggataaaaaaaaaaaatcttaacagTGGATCCATAATAAAGAAATTAACATATGCAAATGGTGAACAATGGACCTTAATAAACATCTTCTAAATCTTTGCAACCCATATCTAACAGGGCTGGAAATGTAAGGAACTGAAGCATTCATTCACACAGACATCAGGACATATAAGATCAAACACATATAACAAAATCACCCACTGgcgcatttcatcgaacacctcaTAGGCATATGCAAAGAGGCTAATAATTACTCTATGAAACAGAAAAAAAAATGTGGGTAAATTGGAGAAGAAAAGAGGGAATGCTAACCTTATGAAGAAACTGGCGGGTAAGAAACTGGATTCATGGTTTGATTTAGTGGGGTTTTATAATGGATTTTGAGATGAAAAGTGAAAATGGGCTGACTATGAAAAGGGCCTGTAATaatttacacacacacacacatatatatatatagagtaatcAGAAGTTTCCAAATTCCAAACCATTCCACACTTTACGATAAATTAAAAGGAATAAACATGGGGATACCAATTGAAACCGGAAAAGAGGTGTGAATTCGGCAAGTGAATGGTTGGTCTTCTTAATAACATGGAGATAAGAGAAGGAAATGACAACTTGTGACTGAGAGACATCTCATGTAATTTTGTTCTCTAATCTATGCGGCTAACGAAAGGAAAAAGTTCAACGAATCACGTGGGCTATATACATGATTGGGTTAACTGGGTTACAATAAAAGTCAATTGTTTCGTGTGGAGATCGaggcgtcacataattgcaacaAGTGAAGACCCGCTGAAACGTGGGGTACTGATGAATGCAACGGTATGTGTGATAGGTGGTGATGCAATTCGACTATCTACAATTTACAAGTTCGTTTGCAAAAAGATATATTCAATGAAGTGTGCGAACGAGTTCACAACCCACTATTAGTTGACTGCTTAGTTGAATAGACACATGAAGACCTCAAAACCCCCACTAATTAACCAATCGTGGTTAGCCCCGAATGATAAGATATCTAAATATAAATTACAATCAACTATAAGACTAcaaggtatggtgatggaccatccttggaggatgatccgccacgtaggcgccacgtcacaTTCCTCTCTAAGATggtccatcctccaaaactagagggcatggtaggatggtcctagtcatagtcctccaccactttttatgttttttttattttttttagtcttctatttttttttacatttaacaaatatactaacaaaatattttcattaatattaaacccACATTACATAAATATGTAACACCCTTCTATTTATCACTTGATTTCTGGTCACCGTAAACCAGGAGACCCACATCGTAACAATATATGAtctttaccgtaaattacggtactaccgtaatttacggtggtacctGGAAATTCCATGTCTCgtttgttttgttcatttcactcGAACCCAACTCCTGGAATTTACTTTTCTAACAAACCACTACATCAGATTCTACTGACTCAAACATGTTATATATTAAGCAAAATCAAAGAACATTCCCTCATATTCCGGAGCCTTAATCATGTTTTACtagattatttgacccgtttggctcgtctaaggaGTCCTCCTCtatgacgactaccaacgagtaccaaccgaatttaatcaatcaatcaatatacGACTTCATCACTTATTTCAAAACAACTCTTACTCAAAGATTTAGTTACACATTAAAATCATCAAATCTAAtaaatgtaacgggtcaagttacataccttcataaTTCGTCGACATTGCtttctaaccataattacccaactatttattttgacccgtttggtttgtcgagtgaattccatcacttcctaGGCTCACCAAACGCAATTATTTTGCTATAACAACATTAACGTATTTACGACTAGGCTTATCAACATAAATGTAACGAGACgacaagtcgcgtacctttagagcacacccttcaaacgcgtatccgctccggcttgtccgcttgacgatccggattcttTGCCTAGTGAGTTCAACGAAAACACGTTTAGAACTCCTTTTAATTCACAATTCGCATATTTTGCCTAGACATCACAATCATACGGTTAACTCAAATTTTCAGGTTTAAgtcttctttgaggcatttatgCGAACACCTATCGGGCAGAATTTTATATCATTCATGTttcaagttcatagtttgctATTAAGCTAAACTTATTCATCAATAAAGCCTTCATGTAACTTTTAAACATCATAATTTCAGAAATTGCTTTCTATGACCAAATCACACTAGAATAATTCTTCTAAACCCTAGTGTTTACTAGTTTTCCACAAAACCCATGAATCACCTTCATGGTGTTCATGAGAATTTCAGGAATTAGCCATAATTTCACATGTTATTGTCTAGGTTTTTACTCCTAGACACCATGTCATCACTAAGTTAACCAAATCACA contains the following coding sequences:
- the LOC110890875 gene encoding pentatricopeptide repeat-containing protein At2g22410, mitochondrial; this translates as MIISNFRIRHCTHKPHPDHILTLSYHTRSLLRPKEDPANWNTTHSSILSNPLLSTLEKCKSMDQMKQIQTQMIITGLIHDGFAASRLLAFSALSESRNLDYCKRILNSLRYPNVFSWNVSIRGCSESQKPEESLLLYIEMLRRSKPVRPDNYTYPFLLKCCAKLLLIRMGVGLIGHVIRSGFDTDVYVHNAVIHMLVSCGELDDAHKVFDESCMRDLVSWNSIINGYVKSGKPWEALRLYRQMYEDGILPDEVTMIGMISCCAQSENLNLGMEFHRYVENNQIKMTVPLVNALMDMYIKCGDMETAERLFNKMTVKTIVSWTTMIAGYGKHGRMDAAKKLFDEMPDKDVVPWNALIGGYVQTKRFKEALSVFHEMQSTNVYPDEVTMVYCLSACSQVGALDLGTWMHRYIKKQNLSITVGVGTALVDMYAKCGNIETALQLFDELPSRNSLTWTTIIVGLANNGNAHDAISRFNEMIRVGLTPDEVTFLGVLSACCHGGLVHEGREIFTQMTSKFNVSPKCKHYSCMVDLLGRAGLLNEAEEVINNMPIKPDDGVWGALFFACRIHKNIEMGERAGFKLLELDPSDGGIYVLLASMYWEAKMFEKSMEVRKLMRIRGVDKTPGCSSVEINGRVYEFLIRDKSHPQNREISEVLVHLTKQLVGFEDLDRHFVLLSSA